The DNA region ATACGCTATTACTACGAGCCCAGGGTAATCCAATATGCCGGCTACACTCCCATGGACTACGTTACCATGCGGAACTTTGCCATCGGGCATCGCGAAAAAGATATAGGTCAGTACGACTCCGACAGGGAGACATTTTATGCGCACGGTGCAGCCATGATGGTGCCCATGCGCGTGATTAAAGAAGTGGGGCTGATGTCGTACATTTTTTTCCTCTATTACGAGGAAGCCGACTGGTGCGAACGAATCAAACGTGCCGGATACAAGATTTACTATGTCCACAATTCACTGGTTTTGCACAAAGAATCTGTTTCCACCGGCAAACTGAGCTCCCTCAAAATTTATTACCTCAACCGCAACCGTCTGGTTTTCATGCGAAGAAATGTGGAGGGTAAAGATTTTTACCTTGGTTTGATGTATCAGTTGTTTGTGGCCATCCCCAAAAATGCTTTCCAGTGGCTGCTCAAAGGTAAGTTCTCGCTTTTTTACGCTTACTACAAAGCCATTGGTTGGCACCTGTCGCATCTTTTTGATCCGGAAATTCACGAAAACCCTTCACTTTAAATAACATAGGCAGCATGTCACAGATTTTTCAGACAATCGAAGTTTTGATGCTCCTATATCTGGGTGGCACTGCGCTATACCTGCTGGTTTTTGCAGCTGCCTCCCTCCTGCCCTATCGCCCGGTCAGGACGGCCAAACCCGGGTTCAAAAGATTTGCACTGATTTTTCCCTGTTACAAGGAAGACGAGATAATTTTCGAGGTAATTGATGATGCCCTCGAGCATAATTTTCCCAAATCGCATTTCGATGTGGTTGTGGTAGCCGATGGTTTCAGACCCGAGACGCTGAACCGACTCAGGAGCTTGCCTATCATTCTGCTGGATAAAGATTTCGAAATCAGCACGAAGACCCGCGCCATTAACTATGCCCTCAAACAATTGGACGAGTCCAGGTACGATGCCGTTTGTATTCTGGATGCCGACAATCTGATGGCCGAGGACTTCCTGCTGAAGATGAACGAGGTACTCTCGGCTGGTCATGTTGCCGTGCAGGGACATCGTATTGCCAAAAACCTCAACACCTATTTTGCGGTGCTCGACGGAATAAGCGAGGAAATAAACAACAGAATATTCAGAAAAGGACACCGGGTGCTGGGCTTGTCTTCCGCACTCATCGGATCGGCCATGGCATTCGATTACCATTTTTTCAAAAAACTGATGGCCGATGTGGAGGTTGTGGGCGGATTCGACAAAGAGCTGGAACTGAGAATGCTGAGCCAGGGTATTGTCATCGAATACGTAGATGATGCCTATGTGTTTGATGAAAAGGTACAAAACGCACGTGTATTCACCCGACAAAGAAGGAGATGGCTCTCGGCACAGTTTCATTATTTCGGCAAACATTTCACACCCGCCTTCAAGGCTTTGATCACAAAAGGTAACATCGAATACTTTAACAAAGCACTGCAATACCTGCAATTACCCCGGCTTTTGCTGATGGGTTTGTTGTTTGTTATGGCAGTGGTTTCGTTTATTTTCCCACAGTTGGTTTGCAGCAAATGTTGGATAGCCGCGTTTCTCACAATCATGCTTGCAATACTTTTTGCCGTACCCAGAGGGTTTTACAATATCGATACCCTGCTGGCCATTGTCCGTCTTCCTTTGGTTTTCGTTTATATGTTTCTATCTTTACTGCAAATGAGGGGAGCAAATAAACAGTTTATACACACCAAACACACTTACAACGCATTCCAGAAGAAAAGAAGGCGTTAAAAAACGTATCAGTTATGCGCATCGGAATTGAAGGCCAGAGATTATTTCGGCTCAAGAAGCACGGCATGGATATGGTTGCCCTG from Bacteroidota bacterium includes:
- a CDS encoding glycosyltransferase, encoding MSQIFQTIEVLMLLYLGGTALYLLVFAAASLLPYRPVRTAKPGFKRFALIFPCYKEDEIIFEVIDDALEHNFPKSHFDVVVVADGFRPETLNRLRSLPIILLDKDFEISTKTRAINYALKQLDESRYDAVCILDADNLMAEDFLLKMNEVLSAGHVAVQGHRIAKNLNTYFAVLDGISEEINNRIFRKGHRVLGLSSALIGSAMAFDYHFFKKLMADVEVVGGFDKELELRMLSQGIVIEYVDDAYVFDEKVQNARVFTRQRRRWLSAQFHYFGKHFTPAFKALITKGNIEYFNKALQYLQLPRLLLMGLLFVMAVVSFIFPQLVCSKCWIAAFLTIMLAILFAVPRGFYNIDTLLAIVRLPLVFVYMFLSLLQMRGANKQFIHTKHTYNAFQKKRRR
- a CDS encoding glycosyltransferase family 2 protein; translated protein: MTAGLTSYPLVSIITVNYNQTEVTCALLASLQRITYPNIEVLVIDNASDDDPQTIKQLFPNVILVLNPINYGFAAGNNFGLMRAKGEYVLLLNNDTEVDPGFLEPLVSKLQNNRHIGAVSPKIRYYYEPRVIQYAGYTPMDYVTMRNFAIGHREKDIGQYDSDRETFYAHGAAMMVPMRVIKEVGLMSYIFFLYYEEADWCERIKRAGYKIYYVHNSLVLHKESVSTGKLSSLKIYYLNRNRLVFMRRNVEGKDFYLGLMYQLFVAIPKNAFQWLLKGKFSLFYAYYKAIGWHLSHLFDPEIHENPSL